The sequence below is a genomic window from Sorangiineae bacterium MSr12523.
TCACGCCCTTTCGACTCGGCGATGTACTCCTGCAAAATGATGTCTTGGCCCATCGCCCAGAGCGTTTCCAGCAGCGACGTGACCGCCTGGGGCGTCTCCGCGATCATGGTGCCGATGCCTTGGGCGCCCTGCTGCAGTTTCACGATGGCTGGAGCGCCGCCGATGAACTTCAACGCGAGGTCGACCGAGTCCGGCGTTTTCGCGCAAACGGTGCGGGGCACGTCGATATCCTTGCGCGTGAGGAGCTGCATCGCGCGGAGCTTGTCGCGCGAGCGTGCGATGGCCACGGCCGTGTTGAGCACGGGCACACCCATCATGTCGAACTGCCGAACCACGGCGAGCCCGTAGTTGGTGATCGACGCGCCAATGCGCGGAATCACCAGATCGGCGCGGGGAACGGGGCGATCCCCGAGAAACATCGACGGCCGGCGGCGCGATACCACGATGTGAAAATCCAGTGGATCGGCGACCGTCACTTCGTGCCCGCGGGAGCGGGCTGCGAGAACCAGCCGGCTCGTCGAGTACAGCGTGGCGTTGCGAGAGAGCACGAGAAAGCGCATCGGCGACCGGGAAGGTACGTAGGTCGCGCGGGTCGCGCAATGCCGATGCTCAAACTTGGAGACGGTTGCGACCTCCCCGTAAAAAACTAGCGGGAAAACTAGGAGAAATCCCCGCTAATTCGGGCAGCCTTCAGCGGCTGATCGCAACGGTCTCGGCTTGATGAGGGGCGGACGCGGCGCGGTCGCCGCTCCGGTCTCGAGGTTGAGAGTAAAACTGGAGGAAGGCGATCACTGCGAGCGCCACCACTCGAATGACAACGTGTTGTCGGTGGCTCATGTCCAAGTGCAATGCACTACGCATGCCGCCGTCAGATTCACCCTCGCGACCGGTGAAATTCTTCCCATGCAAGGTCGCGGGCTGTCGTTTTCCCGGTCGTCGTGTAGGCAGCCCCCAACCCGTCGCGACAGCCGGGTCAGGGACGACACGGCCGCCGTGCGGCTCGTGCCACACAGTCCCCTGTGACGGCGGGACACATTTGTGTGGGGGGACCTTGGGACGAGGGCGACCGGTGGCGTGATCTTCCGCGGTCGGGATCGTCCCTTTTTTCGGGCCCGCTGGGGCCGTCAAGCCTTCGTTCCGTCACCTTCGCCTTGCTGGCCTTCGCGCAAGGCCGTAGGACATTCGTGACATGCGTCAGGTGCAGCCGCAGATGGAACGGACGACGACGGACGAAGATCTGGACGAGCTGCCGCCGATGGACGGCGATGCCGACGAGCCTTCCGAACCGGAGGTCGAGAGCCTGGACGATGACGACGAGCTCGCATCGGAAGCGCAGGACGCCGTGGATCCGTTCGACGACTCGACGGGGGAAGGGGAGCCGGTCGAGGAGCTGGTGGAGGAAGAGCGATCGTGGCTCGCCGATGCGGAACCGGCCGAGGGCATCGAGCTCGGGGCCTACGACTTCGACTCGGAGCTGAACGAGTTGCCCCCGCAGAACGGCAGCGCCATCGGCGACGACGAAGAACCGGGCGTGGACGGCGAAGATTTCGGCATCGAGGATGGCGGCGGGCCGGTGCTGCTCGATGGCGGCGAAGAGGGCCCCAGCGGGCCGGATGAAGAGCTTCGCGAGGCCGATCTGCCCGCCCTCGACGCCGACGAAGAAGGCGATCTCGACGATGCGCTGCTCGACGAGGTGGCGCTGGAGGACGATGCGCCGCTTCCCTGGGATCCCAGTCCGTGGGAGCGCGTTCCCGTCGATCATGAGCAGCCGTCGTTCGTGGCCGCGGAGCAAGACCCGGATGTGCAAGAAAAGACGCTCGCGACCTTGGGCCTCACCAAGAAAGCGCGGGATTTGCGGGTGACCGCGGATGCGGTTGCGAACGGGGATCGGTTGGTGGCGCTGGTCTCCCGCATTGCGGGCCGTGCGTGGCTCGTGCGCGTGCCCGGCAAAACGGGAGAGGCGGAGGCCCGCATCGTGGCCGAGGTCGGAGGTGCGGCGTTCGGGGACGACCCCGAGATCCTCGCCATCTCCTGGGACGACGCCCGGGGTGTGGCCTGGGTGAGCGGTCTTTTTGGCCTGCTGGCGTTTCAACCCGCCGCGCGTCACCTGACTTAAAACCTGTAGAGTAAGCCGGACACATGTCGATCATCGTTCAGAAGTACGGCGGGTCTTCCGTCGCGGACGTCGCGAAAATCGGGCAGGTGGCGGACAAGGTCGTCGCCGCAAAATCGGCAGGGCACGATGTGGTCGTCGTCGTCAGCGCCATGGGCAAGACGACGGACGAGCTTCTGGCATTGGCTCGAACCGTGCGCCCGCCGGATGACTCGGTGTTCGATCCTCCGCGGCGTGAGCTCGACATGCTGGTCTCCACGGGCGAACGCGTCTCCATGGCGCTGCTCTCGATTGCGATCCACGCCCGCGGCATGGATGCGGTGAGCTTCACCGGAAGCCAATGCGGCATCATGACGAACGACCGGCACTTCGATGCGCGCATCATCGAAGTGCGCCCGCACCGCATCGAGGACGAGTTGGCGCGCGGCCGCATCGTCATCGTGGCCGGCTACCAGGGCATGAGCTACAAGCGCGAGATCACCACCTTGGGCCGCGGAGGTTCGGACACCACCGCGGTTGCGCTGGCGGCTGCGCTCGGGGCGGAGCGCTGCGAGATCTACAGCGACGTGGATGGCGTCTACTCGGCCGATCCGCGGGTGGTGACGGAGCCGAAGCACCTGCCCGAGATCGATCTGGCCACGTTGCAGCAGATGGCCGAGA
It includes:
- a CDS encoding RimK family alpha-L-glutamate ligase produces the protein MRFLVLSRNATLYSTSRLVLAARSRGHEVTVADPLDFHIVVSRRRPSMFLGDRPVPRADLVIPRIGASITNYGLAVVRQFDMMGVPVLNTAVAIARSRDKLRAMQLLTRKDIDVPRTVCAKTPDSVDLALKFIGGAPAIVKLQQGAQGIGTMIAETPQAVTSLLETLWAMGQDIILQEYIAESKGRDYRAIVVGQRVVAAMRRQAKQGEFRSNLHRGGLGVRVNLDRRYCQAAISAVRVMGLEVAGVDMLEGRDGPKILEINSSPGLEGIERTSGVDVAGAIILHAERFVMRKSKRNAKKDLVLEQERRNRRIRQPVHFANGG
- a CDS encoding aspartate kinase encodes the protein MSIIVQKYGGSSVADVAKIGQVADKVVAAKSAGHDVVVVVSAMGKTTDELLALARTVRPPDDSVFDPPRRELDMLVSTGERVSMALLSIAIHARGMDAVSFTGSQCGIMTNDRHFDARIIEVRPHRIEDELARGRIVIVAGYQGMSYKREITTLGRGGSDTTAVALAAALGAERCEIYSDVDGVYSADPRVVTEPKHLPEIDLATLQQMAESGAKVLNAQAVEWARRAKIAIYARKTTDPHFWTMRALAQGVRETVAHEEGTTRVRAVVGLDRVVTARSDDTLRNFADLVGKMLLPAVDLAWTKKGATAVIPLLNVPDWDRARKKLVASGVEIDSGHALVSIVGADLGTAALPRFMDALESVKTTPHTLVAAPLRISATIPGGALGPAQRALHAAFVDPTA